The Pseudanabaena galeata CCNP1313 genome includes a region encoding these proteins:
- a CDS encoding ABC transporter ATP-binding protein: MAMVTVEGLSKIYSIAVKDSGLIGTIKHFWHRQYRSIAAVKDISFEISLGEIVGFLGPNGAGKTTTLKMLTGLIHPSAGQIQVAGHIPFRRNSDFLQKITLVMGQKQQLIWDLPALDSLKMNAAVYDIPEKVFKHRLGELTEMLSLEGKLTQPMRKLSLGERMKAELLAALLHQPQVLFLDEPTLGLDVNAQASVREFLREYNQRYQATILLTSHYMADITALCKRVLLIHEGGLIYDGSLDGLHDNFAPYREVRVELAQPIGDREDLQKYGQILNIDGQAVCFLVPREDLTKTVSQILAELEILDLSVNEPAIEEVIGRVFRAGSV, encoded by the coding sequence ATGGCGATGGTTACAGTTGAAGGTTTGAGCAAAATTTATAGTATTGCCGTCAAGGATTCAGGACTAATTGGCACTATCAAACATTTTTGGCATCGTCAATATCGATCAATTGCAGCCGTTAAAGATATCTCCTTTGAGATTAGCCTAGGCGAAATAGTTGGTTTTTTAGGTCCAAATGGCGCAGGCAAAACTACAACACTGAAAATGTTGACAGGCTTAATCCACCCTTCGGCTGGGCAGATTCAAGTTGCAGGGCATATTCCCTTTCGCAGAAACTCTGATTTTTTGCAAAAAATTACCTTAGTCATGGGACAGAAACAGCAGTTAATTTGGGATCTGCCAGCCCTAGATTCATTAAAAATGAATGCGGCGGTGTATGACATTCCTGAAAAAGTTTTTAAGCATAGACTCGGTGAACTTACAGAGATGCTATCGCTGGAAGGCAAACTCACTCAACCCATGCGAAAGCTCTCCCTTGGTGAGCGGATGAAAGCCGAATTATTAGCGGCTCTATTGCACCAACCCCAAGTTTTATTTTTAGATGAGCCAACCTTGGGCTTAGATGTGAATGCTCAGGCAAGTGTGCGGGAGTTTTTGCGGGAATATAATCAGCGCTACCAAGCGACGATTTTGCTGACAAGTCACTATATGGCGGACATCACGGCGCTATGTAAACGCGTGCTGCTAATCCACGAAGGAGGGCTAATTTATGATGGTAGTCTCGATGGCTTGCATGATAACTTTGCTCCCTATCGGGAAGTGCGGGTGGAGTTAGCTCAACCGATAGGCGATCGCGAGGATTTACAAAAGTACGGTCAAATTCTAAATATCGATGGTCAAGCGGTTTGTTTTTTAGTGCCAAGGGAAGATTTGACTAAGACTGTTTCTCAAATTCTTGCCGAATTAGAAATTCTAGATTTATCAGTAAATGAACCTGCGATCGAAGAAGTAATTGGTCGCGTTTTCCGTGCTGGAAGTGTTTAG
- a CDS encoding response regulator has translation MVKVLVVDDSPMVLEMVSAHLKQHGMEVTEANNGAEAVEKLKALTPDLVVTDVVMPQMNGYELCRWIKNNTSTKDVPVIMCTTKSEEFDKYWGMKQGADAYLTKPYHPPELIKTIKQLLSQVK, from the coding sequence ATGGTAAAAGTCCTCGTAGTGGACGATAGTCCGATGGTGTTGGAGATGGTCTCGGCACATTTAAAGCAACATGGTATGGAAGTTACAGAAGCAAACAACGGTGCTGAGGCAGTAGAAAAGCTCAAAGCTTTAACGCCCGATCTCGTTGTTACTGATGTGGTCATGCCTCAAATGAATGGTTATGAGTTATGCCGTTGGATCAAAAATAATACCTCTACGAAGGATGTACCCGTAATTATGTGTACAACCAAAAGTGAGGAGTTTGATAAGTATTGGGGCATGAAGCAGGGAGCCGATGCTTACTTAACTAAGCCCTATCATCCACCTGAATTAATCAAAACAATTAAGCAGTTACTTAGCCAAGTCAAGTAA
- a CDS encoding DUF72 domain-containing protein: MRITECQEHFKNMSSNFYLGCAVWAYKGWVGDFYPRGSRTTEFLPLYSDRLMTVEVNSTFYVIPDRQTIERWAKDTPSEFRFCPKFPKHFTHNGLLMSYIEQAFKFLDLISGFGDRLGVSFIQLPPSYSPANFADLKNFLKALPTQDYQIALEVRHADWFKPNHSDRLNQLLQSLGIGRVLLDSRPIYDLPFGDDIDPALSILVQQERRKPNLPLQPLVTAPFSIVRFISHPDRNLNIRFWQEWETYLREWLIQGTQIYFFMHCPIEERSPHNAKYFQEMLEKANIPVPALPWDTLIAPPQQLTLF, from the coding sequence ATGAGAATTACTGAATGTCAAGAGCATTTCAAGAATATGAGTTCTAATTTTTACTTAGGTTGTGCGGTTTGGGCTTATAAGGGTTGGGTAGGTGATTTTTATCCTAGGGGTAGTCGTACAACGGAATTTTTGCCGCTTTATAGCGATCGCCTAATGACAGTAGAGGTGAATTCCACTTTTTATGTAATCCCCGATCGCCAAACCATCGAGCGTTGGGCAAAGGATACACCCTCAGAATTTCGCTTTTGTCCAAAATTCCCGAAACATTTCACCCATAATGGTTTGCTGATGTCTTATATCGAGCAGGCTTTCAAGTTTTTAGATTTGATATCGGGTTTTGGCGATCGCTTAGGTGTGTCATTTATCCAGTTACCACCCAGCTATAGCCCTGCAAATTTTGCTGATCTCAAAAATTTCCTGAAAGCATTACCGACTCAAGATTATCAAATCGCTTTAGAAGTGCGTCATGCTGATTGGTTTAAGCCAAATCATAGCGATCGCCTCAATCAGTTATTACAGAGCTTAGGGATCGGTCGGGTATTGCTAGATTCGCGCCCCATATATGATTTGCCCTTTGGTGATGACATTGATCCTGCTTTATCGATCCTAGTTCAACAGGAGCGCCGCAAGCCCAATTTACCTTTGCAACCTCTGGTGACAGCCCCTTTTAGTATTGTGCGGTTTATCAGCCATCCTGATCGCAATTTGAATATTCGCTTTTGGCAAGAATGGGAAACTTATTTACGGGAATGGCTCATACAGGGAACCCAAATTTATTTCTTTATGCATTGCCCGATCGAAGAGCGATCGCCCCATAATGCCAAATATTTTCAGGAAATGTTAGAAAAAGCCAATATTCCTGTGCCAGCATTACCTTGGGATACACTAATTGCGCCACCACAACAATTAACTCTCTTTTAA
- a CDS encoding putative bifunctional diguanylate cyclase/phosphodiesterase, with amino-acid sequence MKEGTNLVLVVDDEFEIQRLFKQIFRKRIRNGELSFQFAQNGVEALEIIRESNSIDMILTDIQMPKMDGLTLLTNLAEFESPLKAVVISAFGDMKNIRTAMNRGAFDFLMKPIDFEDLEITINKTLAFVHDLRAQKQKLQSTLDRLHSLVFYDQLTGLSNRYGLLQKIAKCIEIKRSKGMYFAVLKLDVERYPIIKSGFGHKLSDRLLVEIARRLENWDIPSKFVARLENNEFAILLEDVEDLSAIENYIEQLHQLFNLPVQLEEISVSSKTHIGVVTSDLEDSQPEDFLRAADTAFDYARNDREGTIFFNDSMQQKAIHRVNLEVNLQEAIEAKQILVYYQPIFSLQTGKIKGFEALARWLTPNKRWISPLEFIPLAEETGLIVPLGRCLLSEACAQMGRWKHQFPDICPESISVNLSSLQLTNSELLEDIDRSLLSAGLNGESMNLEITESVLMENVKTAVNVLAQLRERSIGISIDDFGTGYSSLSYLQSLPITALKIDRSFIKDIDTNSNSLEITSMIINLSNQLKLKVVAEGIDKEAHTNVLRSLSCDYGQGFLFSPPVDATAATNLIAAQSFK; translated from the coding sequence ATGAAAGAAGGGACAAATTTAGTATTAGTCGTTGATGATGAGTTTGAAATTCAACGCCTGTTTAAGCAGATATTTAGAAAAAGAATTCGGAATGGAGAGCTAAGTTTTCAATTTGCTCAAAATGGGGTGGAAGCACTAGAGATTATCCGAGAATCAAATTCGATTGACATGATCTTGACTGACATCCAAATGCCAAAGATGGATGGATTAACCTTATTGACAAACTTAGCAGAGTTTGAATCTCCCCTAAAAGCCGTAGTTATTTCTGCATTTGGCGACATGAAAAACATTCGCACCGCGATGAATCGTGGGGCGTTTGACTTTTTGATGAAGCCCATTGACTTTGAAGATTTAGAAATTACAATTAACAAAACTCTAGCATTTGTTCACGATTTACGCGCACAAAAGCAAAAACTGCAATCAACCCTAGATCGCCTCCATAGTCTAGTTTTTTACGATCAACTGACAGGCTTAAGTAATCGCTATGGACTACTCCAAAAAATCGCTAAATGTATTGAAATAAAGCGATCAAAAGGAATGTATTTCGCTGTATTAAAGCTAGATGTAGAACGCTATCCCATCATTAAATCTGGATTTGGTCATAAACTTAGCGATCGCCTCTTAGTTGAAATTGCTCGTCGATTGGAAAACTGGGACATTCCATCTAAGTTTGTTGCCAGATTGGAAAACAACGAATTTGCGATACTGCTAGAGGATGTTGAGGATTTATCGGCTATTGAGAACTACATTGAACAACTTCATCAACTTTTCAACCTTCCTGTTCAGCTTGAGGAGATTAGCGTATCATCAAAAACTCATATAGGAGTAGTCACTAGCGATTTAGAAGATAGCCAACCAGAAGACTTTTTGAGAGCGGCTGATACAGCCTTCGACTATGCAAGAAATGATAGGGAGGGGACGATTTTCTTTAATGATAGTATGCAACAGAAGGCTATCCACCGAGTCAACCTTGAAGTCAATTTGCAAGAAGCGATAGAAGCTAAGCAAATCTTAGTATACTATCAGCCAATTTTTTCATTGCAGACAGGAAAAATCAAAGGCTTTGAAGCTTTAGCTCGCTGGCTAACCCCAAATAAGAGATGGATTTCACCCCTAGAGTTTATTCCATTGGCAGAAGAAACAGGTTTAATTGTTCCATTAGGTCGTTGTCTCTTGTCAGAAGCTTGCGCTCAAATGGGGCGATGGAAACATCAATTTCCTGACATTTGCCCAGAAAGTATTAGCGTTAATTTATCGAGTTTACAACTAACTAATTCAGAGCTATTGGAAGATATCGATCGCAGTCTCCTCTCCGCAGGCTTGAATGGGGAAAGCATGAATTTAGAGATTACTGAGAGTGTTCTAATGGAAAATGTCAAAACTGCGGTCAATGTTTTAGCGCAACTGCGGGAACGCTCTATTGGAATTTCAATTGATGATTTTGGTACAGGTTATTCTTCTCTTTCTTATCTCCAATCCTTACCCATCACTGCCCTAAAGATTGATCGTTCATTTATTAAAGATATTGACACTAATTCAAATAGCTTAGAAATTACTTCGATGATTATTAACTTATCTAATCAGTTGAAATTGAAGGTAGTTGCTGAGGGGATAGACAAAGAAGCACATACTAACGTTTTGCGATCGCTTTCCTGTGACTATGGACAGGGGTTTCTGTTTTCTCCACCAGTTGACGCAACTGCGGCGACCAATCTAATCGCTGCTCAAAGTTTTAAGTAG
- a CDS encoding PAS domain S-box protein, producing the protein MSNPTILCVDDERNVLLSIRTQLMRYFPDFMIEIAESAEEALEVVEDLIDSGHELPLVIADQIMPNMRGDQFLIELHDRYPKILKVMLTGQARAEDVGNVVNRGNLYRFMSKPWNENDLHLTVSEALRSYKKDRTIEEQYVALERAKLELEILNANLEKQVRERTQQLQRSEEHYRILSEMSPVGIFRNDSKGNCTYANAKTLLITGLSIDESLGNGWSKNLHPDEIVRVYADWTNFVEQSNLGHNVEYCIEHQYLYPDGSTKWGFVQAVPERSANGDVVGFVGSVSDISDRKANEEALRISEQKQRALIEALPDLVMRVSREGIYLDFYSTSNFKVIGKTGDFIGTNLKDTLPHELAERRMNAIHNALATKQIQVYEQEILVGGLLQIEECRVVACGENEVLILGRDISDRKLAEIALRESESHKAALIRALPDLIMRIHKDGTYLEFHSTNSFKVFGEAKDFVGTHLDKDLSPNLVEQRMKMIEEALQTGDIQLYEQEILVDGKVQTEEVRIVPYTDDEVLLLVRDISDRKQSELALQSLLEGTASVTGKEFFPELVKHIAIALDVSNVFITKLAGENLETVAWYTNNQIQPNLTYPIDHTPCGSAFRNGIYNCSSGVKQLFPLDEDLVKMEADNYMGMALQNSAGEKIGVICVLNHEPLDNPKRAEILLRIFGARASAELERMQVFEDLQVLNAELEQRVQERTKELSKARNFLEAIIENIPVALFVKNGKEENFGEFLLCNNTCERMFGLTREQAIGNSLYDLFPKEQSDFFKKKDRSSFALGRIEDIPEEPIDSLSLGRRILHTIKVPIFDEHGNPDYLICISEDISDRKATELERDQLLQELSQLNKSLELRVKERTTALIKAQDRIIAQEKLASLGTLTAGIAHELRNPLNFVTNYAKGSIELSQELLETIQPLFPSLDLDTSDFVTTVIADIQENATTICNHSQRAENIISNMMQHARTDEAKAAPQLTQINDLLDQSLKLAYHSKKMLDNNFNITILTDYTANLDLVDLVTGSMSRAFINIIENACDAMRYQKNLLDSSKDAENYRPTLSLSTLSLGDRVEIRIRDNGCGIPPEIQSQILDPFFTTKPPGEGTGLGLFLTHDIIVKQHKGTLTINPNAGQFTEIIVTIPYRYT; encoded by the coding sequence ATGAGCAACCCAACGATCCTTTGTGTTGACGACGAACGCAATGTTCTTCTTAGCATTAGAACTCAATTAATGCGCTACTTTCCTGATTTCATGATTGAAATTGCCGAAAGTGCAGAGGAAGCCCTAGAGGTTGTTGAGGATCTGATCGATAGTGGACACGAACTTCCCCTCGTCATTGCCGATCAGATTATGCCTAACATGAGAGGCGATCAGTTTTTGATCGAACTCCACGATCGCTATCCCAAAATCCTTAAGGTAATGCTCACGGGACAAGCCCGCGCCGAAGATGTTGGCAATGTCGTCAATCGCGGCAACCTCTATCGGTTTATGTCAAAGCCTTGGAATGAGAACGATCTTCACCTAACTGTATCTGAAGCTTTGCGAAGTTATAAAAAAGATCGCACCATCGAAGAGCAGTATGTAGCCCTCGAACGAGCCAAATTAGAGCTAGAGATCCTTAATGCCAACCTAGAAAAGCAAGTGCGAGAACGTACTCAACAACTGCAACGGAGCGAAGAACACTATCGCATTCTTTCAGAAATGAGTCCTGTTGGCATCTTTCGCAACGATTCCAAAGGAAATTGCACGTATGCCAATGCCAAAACCCTCCTAATCACTGGACTTTCTATCGACGAAAGTTTAGGTAATGGCTGGAGTAAGAACTTACATCCCGACGAGATCGTCAGAGTATATGCCGATTGGACAAACTTTGTCGAACAGTCAAATCTTGGACATAATGTCGAATATTGCATCGAACATCAATATCTCTATCCTGATGGTTCAACCAAATGGGGCTTTGTACAAGCCGTTCCCGAACGCAGTGCCAATGGTGATGTCGTGGGCTTTGTCGGCTCAGTCTCTGATATTAGCGATCGCAAAGCAAATGAAGAAGCCTTAAGGATAAGCGAACAAAAACAACGAGCTTTAATTGAAGCTTTACCAGACTTAGTAATGCGGGTTAGCCGAGAAGGAATATATCTTGATTTCTACTCGACTAGTAACTTTAAAGTAATTGGTAAAACTGGTGACTTTATCGGTACTAATTTAAAAGATACCCTTCCTCACGAGTTAGCAGAAAGACGCATGAATGCGATTCATAATGCTTTAGCAACAAAGCAAATCCAAGTATATGAGCAAGAAATTTTAGTGGGGGGACTCTTACAAATTGAAGAATGTAGGGTGGTAGCTTGTGGCGAAAATGAAGTTCTGATCTTGGGTCGTGATATCAGCGATCGCAAACTTGCAGAAATAGCTTTACGAGAAAGTGAATCCCATAAAGCCGCCTTAATTAGAGCTTTGCCAGATCTCATCATGCGAATCCATAAAGATGGAACTTATCTTGAATTCCATAGTACAAATAGCTTTAAAGTATTTGGAGAAGCTAAAGACTTTGTGGGAACTCATCTAGATAAGGATTTATCTCCTAACTTAGTTGAACAAAGAATGAAGATGATCGAAGAGGCTCTTCAAACTGGCGATATTCAACTCTATGAGCAAGAGATCTTGGTAGATGGCAAAGTACAAACTGAAGAAGTGAGAATTGTCCCTTATACGGATGATGAAGTTTTGCTTTTAGTTAGAGATATAAGCGATCGCAAGCAATCAGAATTAGCACTCCAAAGTTTATTGGAAGGTACAGCTTCTGTCACTGGCAAAGAGTTTTTTCCAGAGTTAGTGAAACATATTGCGATCGCCCTTGATGTTTCCAATGTCTTCATTACTAAATTGGCTGGAGAAAACCTAGAAACTGTAGCATGGTATACAAACAACCAGATTCAGCCAAATCTTACTTATCCAATTGATCATACTCCCTGCGGATCAGCTTTTCGTAATGGCATCTACAACTGTTCTTCTGGAGTAAAACAGCTATTTCCTCTTGATGAGGATTTGGTAAAAATGGAAGCAGATAATTACATGGGCATGGCTCTACAAAATTCAGCAGGAGAGAAGATTGGGGTGATTTGCGTATTAAATCACGAACCTTTAGATAATCCAAAACGGGCGGAAATATTACTGAGGATTTTTGGTGCGAGAGCATCTGCCGAACTTGAGAGAATGCAAGTATTTGAAGACTTGCAAGTATTAAATGCCGAGCTGGAGCAGCGTGTACAAGAACGAACAAAGGAACTGTCAAAAGCACGTAACTTTTTAGAAGCAATTATTGAAAATATACCAGTGGCTCTATTTGTCAAAAATGGCAAAGAAGAAAATTTTGGCGAATTTTTGCTATGTAATAATACCTGTGAAAGGATGTTTGGTTTGACAAGAGAGCAGGCAATTGGTAATTCTCTTTATGATTTGTTTCCAAAAGAGCAATCTGATTTCTTTAAAAAAAAGGATCGTTCGTCATTTGCGCTCGGTAGAATTGAAGATATTCCTGAAGAACCAATTGATAGTTTGTCGTTGGGGCGGAGAATTCTTCATACTATTAAAGTTCCTATATTCGATGAGCATGGTAACCCCGATTATTTGATTTGTATTTCTGAAGATATTAGCGATCGCAAAGCCACGGAACTAGAACGCGATCAGCTTCTCCAAGAATTATCTCAACTAAACAAAAGTCTCGAACTGCGAGTTAAAGAACGAACCACTGCACTCATAAAGGCTCAAGATCGAATTATTGCCCAAGAAAAACTTGCATCCCTTGGTACACTCACTGCTGGTATAGCCCATGAGTTACGCAATCCTCTAAACTTTGTCACAAACTATGCAAAAGGCTCGATTGAACTCAGTCAAGAATTGCTAGAGACAATTCAGCCTTTGTTCCCTTCTTTGGATCTCGACACCTCAGATTTTGTCACAACTGTGATCGCCGATATCCAAGAAAATGCCACGACGATTTGTAACCATAGTCAAAGAGCCGAAAATATCATCTCTAATATGATGCAACATGCGCGTACTGATGAGGCTAAGGCAGCCCCACAACTGACTCAAATTAATGATTTGCTTGACCAATCCTTAAAACTGGCTTATCACAGTAAAAAAATGCTAGACAACAACTTCAACATCACAATTCTGACTGACTATACTGCTAATTTAGATTTAGTTGATCTAGTAACGGGATCGATGAGTAGGGCTTTCATTAATATCATTGAAAATGCCTGTGATGCCATGCGTTACCAAAAGAATCTCCTAGATTCCTCTAAAGACGCAGAAAACTATCGTCCAACACTCAGCCTTTCGACGCTCAGTCTCGGCGATCGCGTCGAGATTAGGATTCGTGACAATGGTTGTGGTATTCCCCCAGAGATCCAAAGCCAGATCTTAGATCCTTTCTTTACAACTAAACCTCCAGGAGAAGGCACTGGGTTAGGGCTTTTCCTTACTCACGATATAATCGTTAAGCAACATAAAGGTACTTTAACTATTAATCCAAATGCTGGTCAATTTACTGAAATAATTGTTACCATACCTTACAGATATACTTAA